One Gloeothece verrucosa PCC 7822 DNA window includes the following coding sequences:
- a CDS encoding DNA sulfur modification protein DndB encodes MMSEFKDDSEHTPRLDELLEPYFAKYYREKCYPGLICQQGKRKMIQINVPAHDLPTLLQAKPSTGNDPDSGKNRPEIKGHAEEVKQYILKRAKQNKPWILGTLTANVDPEKIKLIQMGRGIALIVIPRGVKLDITDGQHRKQAIHDLIESPDAEWIGDNDFPVTLVLEANFNQCQTDFRDMAQTKALDKSLLLSFGEFEGRVGITKNLLEQVLMFFNKTEKIKNSPATKQKLIYTTNYIAKLVSCAFVNNPQDELEDYDVEQASQTLISCLNQFFAECSQTRHICETSIENLTVDNIIKFKDNCLLGTSVGLEILGRLLYCTYNEDNNIFAPEKVSKIAELDWEKSGNLWQGNVIKLDLNAKNTAKRYKISANVNPVNMAVHAAKTALGWLEY; translated from the coding sequence ATGATGTCTGAATTTAAAGATGATAGTGAACATACCCCTCGGCTTGATGAATTGCTGGAACCCTATTTCGCTAAGTATTATAGGGAAAAATGCTATCCGGGATTAATTTGTCAGCAAGGAAAACGGAAAATGATTCAAATAAACGTTCCTGCTCACGATTTGCCTACTTTACTTCAAGCTAAACCCTCTACAGGCAATGATCCTGATTCAGGCAAAAATCGCCCCGAGATCAAGGGGCACGCTGAAGAGGTAAAACAATATATTCTCAAACGAGCAAAACAAAATAAACCTTGGATTTTAGGGACACTCACTGCAAATGTTGATCCTGAAAAAATTAAGTTAATTCAAATGGGTAGAGGCATTGCTTTAATTGTCATTCCTCGGGGAGTTAAACTAGATATTACTGATGGTCAACATCGCAAACAAGCTATTCACGATTTAATTGAAAGTCCTGATGCGGAATGGATAGGAGATAATGATTTTCCCGTTACTCTTGTTTTAGAAGCGAATTTTAATCAATGTCAAACAGATTTCCGTGATATGGCACAAACCAAAGCTCTTGACAAATCTTTACTCCTTTCTTTTGGAGAATTTGAAGGAAGAGTAGGAATTACTAAAAATTTGCTTGAACAAGTGCTTATGTTCTTTAATAAGACTGAAAAAATTAAAAACTCTCCCGCCACTAAACAAAAATTAATTTATACAACTAATTATATTGCAAAATTAGTGAGTTGTGCTTTTGTCAATAATCCTCAAGATGAACTAGAAGATTATGATGTAGAACAAGCTTCTCAAACTTTAATTAGTTGTCTAAATCAATTTTTTGCTGAGTGCAGTCAAACTCGACATATTTGTGAAACCAGTATAGAAAATTTGACTGTTGACAATATTATCAAATTTAAAGATAACTGTCTTCTTGGAACAAGCGTAGGGTTAGAAATTTTAGGTCGTTTACTTTACTGTACATACAACGAAGATAATAATATTTTTGCACCTGAAAAAGTTTCAAAAATAGCTGAATTAGATTGGGAAAAAAGTGGCAATCTTTGGCAAGGAAACGTAATAAAACTAGATCTCAATGCCAAGAATACTGCTAAACGATATAAAATATCAGCTAATGTTAACCCAGTCAATATGGCTGTTCATGCCGCTAAGACAGCGCTTGGATGGCTAGAATACTAA
- a CDS encoding DNA sulfur modification protein DndB, producing the protein MMSNFEYVLPVIRGIQAGREYYLSMCPLPLLPKLFPLPKEDKPPASRSQRRLNPARAKQIYQYVFKNRGDYIFSALTASIDADVIFEPLGEKGEQTKIGRLRIPMEAELTLQDGLHRRVALEMALKENPQLSYEAIAVIWFLDVGLERSQQMFRDLNGFGVRSSLSLNVLYDHRDPMARVTRGVLERVEGLRVLTDLERDSLGKGSDKRLTLHKVYQETVRVLGDHRDKKLEEQIELGVRFWQEKLKTFDFSVNASATRSDHSTRED; encoded by the coding sequence TGTCTAACTTTGAGTATGTTTTACCGGTCATCCGAGGCATACAAGCGGGACGGGAGTATTATCTGTCTATGTGTCCTTTGCCACTTCTGCCGAAGTTGTTTCCTTTGCCAAAGGAGGATAAGCCGCCAGCAAGCCGCTCTCAACGGCGTTTAAATCCAGCGAGGGCGAAACAAATTTATCAATATGTTTTTAAAAACCGAGGTGATTATATTTTTTCTGCGCTGACTGCCTCTATTGATGCGGATGTCATTTTTGAACCTTTGGGGGAGAAGGGGGAGCAAACGAAGATCGGACGCTTGAGAATACCAATGGAGGCAGAATTAACCCTACAGGATGGGTTACATCGGCGGGTAGCATTGGAGATGGCGTTAAAGGAAAATCCTCAGTTGAGTTATGAGGCGATCGCGGTTATTTGGTTTTTGGATGTGGGGTTAGAACGATCACAACAGATGTTTAGGGACCTTAATGGGTTCGGGGTGCGTTCTTCGTTATCTTTGAATGTGCTTTATGATCACAGAGATCCAATGGCGAGGGTGACTAGAGGGGTACTGGAAAGGGTTGAAGGGTTGCGGGTGTTGACGGACTTGGAAAGGGATAGTTTAGGGAAAGGTTCTGATAAGCGGCTTACTCTCCACAAGGTTTATCAGGAAACCGTTAGGGTATTGGGGGATCATCGGGATAAGAAGTTAGAGGAACAGATCGAGTTAGGGGTTAGGTTTTGGCAAGAAAAATTAAAAACTTTTGACTTTTCTGTTAATGCTTCTGCTACAAGATCTGACCATTCAACCAGAGAAGATTAA
- a CDS encoding carotenoid oxygenase family protein, translating to MVEPTAIAEISPFLAGNFAPVHQEITSTNLKVIGKIPPELRGSFVRNGPNPQFDPLGMYHWFDGDGMLHGVEIKDSQATYRNRYVKTAGFMKEHQAGKALYGGILGPRDLEPELSFKNVSNTALVWHHQQLLSLWEGGEPYLIDVPSLDTVGSQTFEGKLNTPFTAHPKVDPVTGEMMFIGYNMITPPFLHYGIVSADGKLSKLVPIELPVGVMMHDFAITEHYSIFPNLPLTFRPEKMAKGEAAFQFESHTPSYFGILPRHGEPDSIRWFETNSCFIYHTLNAYEEGDEVILLACRMEATSVLGMVNDPEMANKNDIPFLTRWRFNLRDNSVKEEILDDVPSEFPTLNPAYVGRKNRYGYSMTIKPDELPLWDGIIKYDLETGNSWRYQYGLGRYGGEAVFAPNPLGSSEDDGWLITFVYDQSTDSSELVILAAQNLEYEPVARVLIPQRVPYGFHGLWVPQS from the coding sequence ATGGTAGAGCCAACAGCAATTGCTGAGATTAGTCCTTTTTTAGCGGGAAACTTTGCCCCAGTTCATCAAGAAATAACCAGTACAAATTTAAAGGTTATCGGCAAAATTCCCCCAGAATTACGAGGTAGTTTCGTTCGCAATGGCCCAAACCCTCAATTTGATCCTTTGGGGATGTATCATTGGTTTGATGGGGATGGAATGTTACATGGAGTCGAGATTAAAGACTCTCAAGCAACCTATCGTAACCGCTATGTGAAAACTGCCGGTTTTATGAAAGAACATCAAGCCGGAAAAGCGCTTTATGGCGGGATATTAGGCCCAAGAGACTTAGAACCTGAATTGAGTTTTAAAAATGTTTCTAATACCGCTTTAGTTTGGCACCATCAACAACTTTTGTCTCTTTGGGAAGGAGGAGAACCCTATTTAATTGATGTTCCGAGTTTAGATACTGTGGGTTCCCAAACCTTTGAGGGTAAATTAAATACACCTTTTACCGCTCATCCTAAAGTCGATCCGGTCACTGGGGAAATGATGTTTATTGGCTACAATATGATTACTCCCCCGTTCTTACATTATGGCATTGTCTCAGCCGATGGGAAATTAAGTAAACTTGTACCCATTGAGTTACCGGTAGGGGTGATGATGCACGATTTTGCTATCACTGAACATTACAGTATATTTCCTAATTTACCGCTTACTTTCCGTCCCGAAAAAATGGCTAAAGGAGAAGCGGCTTTTCAATTTGAATCTCATACCCCCAGTTATTTTGGTATTCTTCCTCGTCATGGAGAACCGGACTCGATACGTTGGTTTGAGACTAACTCTTGCTTCATTTACCATACTCTCAATGCTTATGAAGAGGGAGATGAGGTAATTTTACTGGCCTGTCGCATGGAAGCAACCAGTGTTTTAGGGATGGTAAATGACCCAGAAATGGCCAATAAAAATGATATTCCCTTTTTGACGAGATGGCGGTTTAATCTTCGGGATAATTCTGTTAAAGAGGAAATTTTAGATGATGTTCCTTCAGAATTTCCTACCCTCAACCCGGCTTATGTGGGACGTAAAAATCGTTATGGTTATAGCATGACGATCAAACCTGATGAACTTCCTTTGTGGGATGGGATCATTAAATATGACCTAGAAACGGGGAATTCTTGGCGTTATCAGTATGGTTTGGGTCGTTATGGGGGTGAGGCGGTTTTTGCTCCCAACCCTCTAGGAAGTTCAGAAGATGATGGTTGGTTGATAACTTTTGTTTATGATCAGTCTACTGATTCTTCGGAGTTGGTGATTTTGGCGGCGCAGAATTTGGAGTATGAACCGGTGGCCCGGGTTCTTATTCCTCAGCGTGTTCCTTATGGTTTTCATGGTCTTTGGGTGCCTCAAAGTTGA
- the dndD gene encoding DNA sulfur modification protein DndD: protein MIFTELVLENFGPYAGKHTINLRPEIEENTRPIILFGGMNGGGKTTLMDAMRLALYGSRAQCSTRGNLSYSDFLSQAVNSQTPPYEKARIELAFEHFQDDELLEIRIVRYWEKKPKDGKDHLGILIGKSDQELVEPALANTWDEYIETLLPLGISNLFLFDGEQVKELAEQDIPPQAVIEAIQSLLGLGLAEKLSIDLDILVSRKRKEIATGLQLKDLEKIEEKLKYYQQESEAANRELGNLKNQLERAEKKRKEASNKFRVQGGKIAAQKNQLDLEKKALEKAAEESRKDLCQLAAGILPLELINPLLQQAKNQGEQEIKIQQAKIAKKLLQERDQKLLSYLSELALQSEKLKKIQSFLEQENQILNQTTEADHTSFLNLNEEELKQLTNILDHQLPLETNQAKKQVELLEKIETEMESKEKELALAASPEEYDKLDKALQEADQELRKCQAAYEACQRRFDEAKKGSDKTKKELEKYSEEAIDYQNNEHLIKAAARAKQTLQLFKEKLTLKKLNKLEGEVSQCFRYLLHKTDLVNRVAIDTQNFSLSLYDPNGELIPKHRLSAGEKQLLAIAFLWGLARVSGRNLPVAIDTPLGRLDSSHRSNLVERYFPTASHQVILLSTDTEIGKTEIEQLKELDAIALQYLLKYDSTKRQTTIEPNRYFW, encoded by the coding sequence ATGATTTTTACCGAACTCGTCTTAGAGAACTTTGGCCCTTATGCAGGCAAACATACCATAAACCTACGACCAGAAATAGAAGAAAATACCCGCCCTATTATCTTATTTGGCGGCATGAATGGAGGCGGAAAAACAACTCTAATGGATGCCATGCGCCTCGCCTTATATGGTTCTCGTGCCCAATGTTCTACGCGAGGAAATTTAAGTTATAGCGACTTTTTGAGTCAAGCAGTTAATAGTCAAACCCCCCCTTATGAAAAAGCGCGAATAGAACTAGCCTTTGAACATTTTCAAGACGATGAATTACTAGAAATAAGAATTGTGCGTTACTGGGAAAAAAAACCCAAAGACGGAAAAGACCATTTAGGAATTTTAATCGGAAAATCCGATCAAGAATTAGTAGAGCCAGCCCTAGCTAATACCTGGGATGAATATATCGAAACCCTCCTGCCATTAGGAATTTCTAACCTCTTTCTTTTTGACGGAGAACAAGTCAAAGAACTGGCAGAACAAGACATCCCCCCTCAAGCGGTAATAGAAGCCATTCAATCCCTATTAGGACTCGGGTTAGCTGAAAAATTATCCATAGACTTAGACATTTTAGTCAGTCGTAAGCGTAAAGAAATCGCCACTGGATTACAACTAAAAGACCTAGAAAAAATCGAAGAAAAATTAAAATATTATCAACAGGAATCCGAAGCCGCCAACCGAGAATTAGGCAATCTCAAAAATCAACTAGAAAGGGCTGAGAAAAAAAGAAAAGAAGCCTCAAATAAATTCCGAGTACAAGGAGGAAAAATAGCCGCTCAAAAAAACCAACTTGACCTAGAAAAAAAAGCACTAGAAAAAGCGGCAGAAGAGAGTCGAAAAGACTTGTGTCAGTTAGCGGCAGGGATCTTACCTTTAGAATTAATAAACCCGCTTCTGCAACAAGCCAAAAACCAAGGAGAACAAGAAATCAAAATTCAACAGGCTAAAATCGCCAAAAAACTTTTACAAGAACGAGATCAAAAGTTATTATCTTATCTATCTGAACTCGCTTTACAATCGGAAAAACTGAAAAAAATACAAAGCTTTCTCGAGCAAGAAAACCAAATTTTAAACCAAACAACAGAAGCCGATCACACCTCTTTTTTAAACCTGAATGAAGAAGAATTAAAACAATTAACAAACATTTTAGACCATCAACTTCCTCTCGAAACAAACCAGGCTAAAAAGCAAGTTGAATTGCTCGAAAAAATCGAAACAGAAATGGAAAGCAAAGAAAAAGAATTAGCCTTAGCCGCTTCTCCCGAAGAGTACGATAAACTAGACAAAGCCTTACAGGAAGCCGACCAAGAACTGCGAAAATGTCAAGCGGCTTATGAGGCCTGTCAACGGCGTTTTGATGAAGCCAAAAAAGGCAGCGACAAAACCAAAAAAGAACTCGAAAAATATAGCGAAGAAGCCATCGACTATCAAAACAACGAACACCTAATTAAAGCCGCCGCAAGAGCCAAACAAACCCTACAACTATTTAAAGAAAAATTAACCCTAAAAAAATTAAATAAACTCGAAGGAGAAGTGAGCCAATGCTTTAGATATTTACTCCATAAAACCGACCTCGTAAATCGTGTAGCCATTGATACGCAAAACTTTAGCCTTTCCCTGTACGATCCCAACGGCGAACTCATCCCTAAACATCGACTCTCAGCCGGAGAAAAACAACTCCTAGCCATAGCATTTTTATGGGGACTAGCGCGAGTATCAGGAAGAAACTTACCCGTAGCCATTGACACCCCTTTAGGAAGACTAGACTCATCTCATCGCAGTAACTTAGTAGAACGTTATTTTCCCACAGCATCCCATCAAGTCATCCTCCTATCGACAGATACAGAAATCGGCAAAACAGAAATAGAACAATTGAAAGAACTCGATGCAATAGCCTTGCAATATCTGCTAAAATATGACTCAACTAAACGTCAGACTACCATCGAGCCTAATCGTTACTTTTGGTAA
- a CDS encoding PRC-barrel domain-containing protein has translation MTDNKIAIPINADVLCSDEKCGKSSHAIINPITQNITHIVVKDSDLPESSRRIVPIEKISTTTSNTVTLNCSKEELAQMQAFTESHYIKPDNDTLATMLQIEHYEETLLSDPYILPYAIPITPLEYMPIEKELIPPGQIAVHRGAEVRAIDGRVGRVDEFVVEPSNGHITHLIMREGHLWMTKDIVIPLKAIEKMEEEIVYLNIDKKGVESLPEINVKRLFG, from the coding sequence ATGACTGATAACAAAATAGCCATTCCCATCAATGCCGATGTGCTGTGTAGTGATGAAAAATGTGGCAAATCATCTCATGCCATTATTAACCCCATCACTCAAAACATCACTCATATAGTAGTTAAAGACTCTGACTTACCCGAGTCTAGCCGGCGTATAGTTCCTATCGAGAAAATTAGCACCACCACATCAAACACAGTTACCCTCAATTGCAGCAAAGAAGAACTCGCACAAATGCAAGCCTTTACAGAAAGTCATTATATTAAACCTGATAACGACACTCTGGCAACCATGCTTCAGATAGAACACTATGAAGAAACCCTGCTGAGTGATCCCTATATACTGCCTTATGCCATTCCTATAACGCCCTTAGAATATATGCCCATAGAAAAAGAACTCATCCCCCCCGGACAAATTGCCGTACATCGAGGTGCGGAAGTTAGGGCGATAGATGGGCGAGTAGGACGAGTTGATGAATTTGTGGTCGAACCGAGTAATGGTCATATTACTCACCTAATTATGCGAGAAGGGCATCTTTGGATGACAAAAGATATTGTTATTCCCCTAAAAGCCATCGAAAAAATGGAAGAAGAGATCGTGTATTTAAACATAGATAAAAAAGGAGTTGAGTCATTACCCGAAATTAATGTTAAGCGGCTTTTTGGTTAA
- a CDS encoding GUN4 domain-containing protein, giving the protein MSNSYNEGQQELSNQLAEIKLQLTRLTELSSRLAWVEETLLLVEDIYRYEKLQKALLEGDWFEADLETIKIILDLTGKDKDNLKPEDIQYFPVASLKVIDKLWLKYSQGKFGFTVQLKIYQQLGGNLDTTIAKDQKLIEKWGEQLGWRDNHQWRKCDELDYSFNAPTGCHPSQWWNSPYGSKMTNYFLARLIKANL; this is encoded by the coding sequence ATGAGTAATTCCTACAATGAAGGCCAGCAAGAACTTTCCAACCAACTAGCCGAAATAAAACTGCAATTAACCCGACTAACAGAACTGAGTAGCCGCTTAGCATGGGTTGAAGAAACTCTATTATTAGTAGAAGACATTTATCGCTATGAAAAATTACAAAAAGCCTTATTAGAAGGAGACTGGTTTGAAGCCGACTTAGAAACCATTAAAATCATATTAGACCTAACCGGTAAAGACAAAGACAACCTGAAACCAGAAGATATTCAATACTTTCCGGTGGCATCCTTAAAAGTCATCGATAAACTGTGGCTAAAATACAGTCAAGGAAAATTTGGTTTTACCGTACAACTAAAAATTTACCAACAATTGGGAGGCAACCTAGACACCACCATCGCTAAAGATCAAAAACTGATTGAAAAGTGGGGCGAACAACTGGGATGGAGAGACAACCATCAATGGCGAAAATGTGATGAACTAGATTATAGTTTTAACGCGCCAACAGGTTGTCATCCTTCGCAATGGTGGAACTCGCCTTATGGATCAAAAATGACCAACTATTTTCTTGCCCGTCTGATCAAAGCTAATCTATAA
- the dndE gene encoding DNA sulfur modification protein DndE, giving the protein MESPIERIHISQTAREQLIKLKRYTKIENWNILCRWAFCRSLAEPSIPSPVPLPPNSNVEMSWQVFGGEMADVLLIALKMRCYNDGLGTDQETLAHQFRLHLHRGIGYLAGDMTIKKIENLITIPLKENRQ; this is encoded by the coding sequence ATGGAAAGCCCAATAGAAAGAATACATATATCTCAAACAGCCAGAGAGCAACTCATTAAACTAAAACGATATACCAAGATAGAAAACTGGAATATCTTATGTCGTTGGGCTTTTTGTCGTTCCCTAGCTGAACCGAGTATTCCCTCGCCGGTGCCTCTGCCGCCTAACAGCAATGTTGAAATGAGTTGGCAAGTCTTTGGCGGAGAAATGGCCGATGTATTGCTGATCGCCTTAAAAATGCGCTGTTACAATGATGGACTCGGAACAGATCAAGAAACATTAGCTCATCAATTTCGTCTTCATCTCCATCGAGGAATTGGATACTTAGCTGGAGATATGACCATCAAAAAAATCGAAAATTTAATTACCATCCCTTTAAAAGAGAACCGGCAATAG
- a CDS encoding SDR family oxidoreductase, which yields MSEIKNKVIWITGASSGIGEALAYQIAEKGGKLILSARRENELQRVKDNCKGINPDEIKILPLDLNQPDTLPILAQEAISLFGTVDILINNGGVTQRSLAVETSSEVERIIMEVNFFAAITLSKSVLTVMKKQQSGHLVIISSVAGKVATKMRSSYAASKHALQGYFDSLRAEVWQDNIKVTLICPGYVKTSISLNAFTAEGAKYNQMDKNQELGISVDVCAQKILQAIEKDQEEIYIARKEMIAVYLKRFFPGILSKIVKNIKVGN from the coding sequence ATGAGCGAAATTAAAAATAAAGTTATTTGGATTACAGGGGCTTCATCAGGTATCGGCGAAGCTTTGGCTTATCAAATTGCCGAGAAGGGAGGAAAATTGATTTTATCAGCCAGACGAGAAAACGAATTACAACGAGTTAAAGACAATTGCAAGGGAATTAATCCTGATGAGATTAAAATTTTGCCGCTTGACCTGAATCAACCCGATACTTTGCCAATCTTAGCACAGGAAGCGATTAGTTTATTTGGTACGGTCGATATTTTAATTAATAACGGAGGAGTGACTCAAAGATCTTTGGCAGTGGAAACCTCTTCTGAGGTAGAACGAATAATAATGGAAGTCAATTTTTTTGCGGCTATCACTCTGAGCAAATCTGTATTAACAGTGATGAAAAAACAACAATCCGGTCATCTGGTTATTATCTCTAGTGTGGCGGGAAAAGTTGCTACAAAGATGCGTTCGTCTTATGCGGCTTCTAAACACGCTTTACAGGGATATTTTGACTCGTTACGAGCCGAAGTTTGGCAAGATAATATTAAAGTTACTTTGATTTGTCCGGGATATGTTAAAACTTCTATTAGTCTGAATGCTTTTACCGCAGAGGGAGCTAAATATAATCAGATGGATAAAAATCAAGAGTTAGGAATTTCTGTAGATGTCTGTGCCCAAAAAATACTTCAGGCTATTGAAAAAGACCAGGAAGAAATTTATATTGCTAGAAAAGAAATGATTGCTGTCTATCTTAAGCGATTTTTTCCTGGGATTTTATCAAAAATTGTCAAAAATATCAAGGTGGGAAATTAA
- a CDS encoding Rpn family recombination-promoting nuclease/putative transposase — protein MKNDPIFYRIFKEFPRTFFELIGEPVEEANHYRFDSCELKQTAFRIDRLFLPVDEGYPLYFVEVQFRYEANLYAGLFAEVFIYLNQNDPTQDWRGVVIYGSRRYEPRQVLPYEDLLRSDRVRRIYLDELPQECFSSLNLRLVEFIISGEDAAVQKGRQLVEEVDRIEDEDERLEILGLLETLIAYKFDNLTQEEIRQMFSLDEFKKSRLYQDIYREAQEKGLERGLERGLERGLERGREEAKLQTIDALFRRGFSVEDIADIVQLDVERVRQRVQSVGEG, from the coding sequence ATGAAGAATGACCCGATATTTTATCGAATTTTTAAAGAGTTTCCCCGTACATTTTTTGAACTTATTGGGGAACCGGTTGAGGAGGCGAACCATTACCGTTTTGACTCTTGTGAACTGAAGCAGACTGCATTTCGTATAGATCGGTTGTTTCTACCTGTTGATGAGGGTTATCCTCTCTATTTTGTGGAGGTACAATTCCGATATGAGGCGAATTTGTATGCGGGGTTATTTGCTGAAGTTTTTATCTATCTTAACCAAAATGATCCGACTCAGGATTGGCGGGGAGTGGTTATTTATGGCAGTCGGCGTTATGAACCGAGGCAAGTTTTGCCTTATGAAGATTTGCTAAGATCTGATCGAGTGAGGAGAATTTATTTAGATGAGTTGCCGCAGGAGTGTTTTAGTTCTTTGAATTTGCGGCTTGTTGAGTTTATTATAAGTGGGGAGGATGCGGCAGTCCAGAAGGGGCGGCAGTTAGTGGAGGAAGTTGATAGGATTGAAGATGAGGATGAAAGGTTAGAGATTCTTGGGTTATTAGAAACTCTTATTGCTTATAAGTTTGATAATCTTACTCAGGAGGAGATAAGACAGATGTTTAGTTTGGATGAGTTCAAAAAGTCTAGGTTGTATCAGGATATTTATCGAGAAGCACAAGAAAAAGGTCTAGAGAGAGGTCTAGAGAGAGGTCTAGAAAGAGGTCTAGAGAGAGGTCGAGAAGAAGCTAAGTTACAGACTATTGATGCTTTATTTAGACGAGGGTTTTCTGTGGAGGATATTGCTGATATTGTTCAGTTGGATGTGGAGAGGGTTAGGCAGAGGGTTCAAAGTGTAGGGGAGGGTTAG
- the dndC gene encoding DNA phosphorothioation system sulfurtransferase DndC, with product MTTTQSPQFPLRNVSQLVEDIATLTKEIQELYCQDDIPWIVGVSWGKDSTTVLQLIWNAIAALPLEKRHKTIHVITTDTLVENPIVSVWVRKSIKKLQNAAIQQQMPVKPHLLHPSLKESFWVCLIGKGYPAPRNGFRWCTDRLKIQPVNYFIRDMVRAHGETIVVLGIRKAESATRAATMKKHEEDRLRDRLSPNGRLINSLVYTPIEDWRTDEVWLYLMQWENPWGHSNKELFAMYRGATADNECPLVVDTSTPSCGDSRFGCWVCTMVSKDKSMEAMIQNDEEKEWLQPLLDIRNELDVQDDKDKRDFRRIYGRVELFGKEEIEPIPGPYTKYWREHWLRRVLQAQVEVRKNAPEDMKDITLITMDELSEIRQIWLDQKHEFDDSLPKIYEEVTGEPFKDPRRELERRLLGEDEWNVLAEICGDDVMHLELMTKLLDTERQHYTKTRRSNIYNELQKCFETSSRSREDAIDNAHLKRHLKTAAAQGDVESIKQQLTNPEKENGDLKIIKEKIKENLKTPANNQQQLSLSWGNLKFSNQPTEPEEE from the coding sequence ATGACAACCACCCAGTCTCCACAATTTCCCTTACGTAATGTTTCCCAATTGGTAGAAGACATAGCAACATTAACTAAAGAAATTCAAGAATTGTACTGCCAGGATGATATTCCCTGGATTGTTGGTGTATCGTGGGGAAAAGATAGCACTACCGTATTACAACTGATCTGGAATGCGATAGCGGCTCTACCTCTAGAAAAACGACATAAAACTATTCATGTCATTACTACAGATACTCTAGTAGAAAATCCGATTGTGTCTGTCTGGGTGCGTAAATCCATAAAAAAGCTTCAAAATGCTGCAATTCAGCAACAAATGCCTGTGAAACCTCATCTACTTCATCCCTCTTTAAAAGAAAGCTTTTGGGTATGTTTAATAGGAAAAGGATATCCTGCACCTCGAAATGGTTTTCGTTGGTGTACTGATCGTCTGAAAATACAGCCTGTCAACTACTTTATCCGTGATATGGTTAGAGCGCATGGTGAAACAATAGTTGTTTTAGGTATTCGTAAAGCTGAGAGTGCAACTCGTGCAGCTACAATGAAAAAGCACGAAGAGGACAGATTACGCGATCGCCTTAGTCCTAATGGTCGCCTAATTAATTCTCTAGTTTATACCCCTATTGAAGACTGGCGGACTGATGAAGTTTGGTTATATTTGATGCAGTGGGAAAACCCTTGGGGACATAGTAATAAAGAGTTATTTGCCATGTATCGGGGAGCAACAGCAGATAATGAATGTCCTTTGGTTGTAGATACTTCTACGCCTAGCTGTGGAGATTCTCGCTTTGGTTGTTGGGTTTGTACAATGGTTAGCAAAGATAAATCTATGGAGGCGATGATTCAGAATGATGAAGAAAAAGAATGGTTACAACCTCTGTTAGATATTCGCAATGAATTAGATGTACAAGATGATAAAGATAAACGGGACTTTCGTCGTATTTACGGTAGAGTAGAACTATTTGGTAAAGAAGAAATAGAACCCATACCCGGTCCTTATACTAAATACTGGAGGGAACACTGGTTAAGACGGGTACTCCAAGCACAAGTCGAAGTGCGAAAAAATGCCCCAGAAGACATGAAAGACATCACCCTAATAACTATGGACGAACTAAGCGAAATCCGGCAAATTTGGTTAGATCAAAAGCATGAATTTGATGATAGCTTACCGAAAATATACGAAGAAGTCACCGGCGAACCATTTAAAGATCCTCGGCGAGAACTCGAACGCCGCCTCTTAGGTGAGGATGAATGGAATGTCTTAGCGGAAATTTGCGGCGATGACGTAATGCACCTAGAATTAATGACTAAACTCCTCGATACTGAGCGGCAACATTACACAAAAACTCGTCGCTCAAATATCTACAACGAACTGCAAAAATGCTTTGAAACCAGTTCAAGGTCCCGAGAAGATGCCATAGATAACGCACACCTGAAGCGGCATTTAAAAACCGCCGCCGCACAAGGAGACGTAGAAAGCATCAAACAGCAATTAACCAACCCCGAAAAAGAAAACGGAGATCTAAAAATCATCAAAGAAAAAATCAAAGAGAATTTAAAAACCCCAGCCAACAATCAGCAACAATTATCATTATCTTGGGGCAACCTCAAATTTAGTAATCAACCCACAGAACCCGAAGAAGAATAA